The Streptomyces sp. ALI-76-A nucleotide sequence GCCGTGGCTCCGGCTCCTCGGCGTCGTGCGCGAGCGTCTTCCGCCGTACGAGGACAACCAGGGCGCCGAGCGCGGCGGTGACCGCCGCCACCACGAACGGGACCCGGATGTCGGTCCACTCCTCGATCCTCGGCGCGAAGAACGGCGCGGCGGCGGCCGAGATGGTTGGTAGATGCACATAGCAAGTTGGCTCGGCTGATCCATGCGACCCACTTGTCTTGGGCCGGGTGGGCGGCTTCCGCCCGGACGGGTGATCGTCCCTTGACGTGGCGGGGCAGGGGTAGGACCGTGGGGCGCTATGAGGGGCGAACCCAGTTGCCCGAAGTGTGGTGGCCGGGTCAGGGCTCCCGGACTATTCGCCGATACCTGGCAGTGCGATGTGCACGGCAGCGTGCACCCGGTGCAGCCCGTGATCCCGCCCAGCGTCGAGGCCCTCGGAGTCGTGGTGCACCGCACGCAGGTGCCGGTGTGGATGCCGTGGCCGCTGCCGGTCGGCTGGCTGTTCACGGGCGTGGCCTGCGCCGGCGACGACCGCAGCGGCGGCCGGGCCACGGCGGTGGCCTGCTCCGGTCCCGGACCGCTCGGCGGCATGGGCGAACTGGTCCTGGTGGCCGAGGAGCTCGGCGTCGGTCTCGGCGCGCGGTACGCGGGCGTCGACGGCCCGGACCCGGGGCCGTACCTGAACGTCGAGAAGCCGCCCCAGACCAAGGTGCTGGCCGCCGGCCGCCCGACCCCGCTCTGGCTGGTCTCCGGCGCGCCGGACGACCGCGCGGTCTTCGCCGGCGAGGCGCTCGGCATGTGGCTGTGGGCGGTGGTGTGGCCCGA carries:
- a CDS encoding DUF6758 family protein, whose translation is MRGEPSCPKCGGRVRAPGLFADTWQCDVHGSVHPVQPVIPPSVEALGVVVHRTQVPVWMPWPLPVGWLFTGVACAGDDRSGGRATAVACSGPGPLGGMGELVLVAEELGVGLGARYAGVDGPDPGPYLNVEKPPQTKVLAAGRPTPLWLVSGAPDDRAVFAGEALGMWLWAVVWPEQSGMLMYDELVLTDLRDAGAEVELVPCGALSPRLLKP